CATCTGGGACACCACGCTCGCGTATCTGCGCGCCAAGGGACTCGACCCCTCCATTACCACCATCGGCGAGTTGTCGCCGGGCAGGATCTGGGACGCCTACATCCGCATCATCGGCGCGGGCGCGGTGGCCGCGGCCGGCATCATCACGGTGATCAAGTCGATACCCACCATGGCGCAGTCGCTCAGAATCGGCGTCAAGCAGTTGCGCACGAGCGCGGCGGAACTGAACACCGGCGTGCTGCGCACGGAGCGCGACCTGCCGTTGAGCGTGGTGCTCATTGGCATCGCCGTGATCATCGCACTGGTGACGTTCGTTCCCGGCATCATCGGGTCGCACACCGGACTGGTGATGCGCTTTGTGGCCTCGCTGGCCATTGCGATCTTCGCGTTCTGTTTCGTGACCGTGTCGTCGCGCATCGTGGGTATGATCGGTGTCACCTCCAACCCCACTTCCGGCATGGCGATCGTCACCCTGCTCGGCACGGGCGCCATCTTCTGGGCGCTGGGCTGGACGGATCTCACCGGAAAGATCACCGCGCTCACCATTGGAACCATTGTGTGCGTGGCGGCATCGATTTCGGGAGATATTTCACAGGACCTCAAGTGCGGCTACATCATCGGTGCCACGCCGCGCAAACAACAGACCGCGGAGCTGATCGGCGCGGCGGGGTCCGCGTTCTTCGTGTGTCTGTCCGTATTCTACCTGGGCAAGGCGTACGGCTTCGGGAGCGACGCACTGCCCGCGCCGCAGGCCACGCTCATGAAGACGGTGCTCGACGGCGTTCTGGGCGGTAACCTGCGCTGGGATCTGGTGGGCGTGGGGGCCGCGTTCGCGGTGCTCATGCTGATTGTGCGCATTCCGCCGCTGCCGTTCGCGGTGGGCATGTACCTGCCACTCGAGACCATGACGCCGGTGTTCGTGGGCGGTTTGATCCGCCACTTCGTGGACCAGCGCTACCCGGTGCGCAAGGACGAGCAGGGCAAGGAACAGGGCGTGCTGCTGGGTTCGGGCTTCATCGCCGGCGAAGGACTGATGGGTGTGGTGGTGG
This window of the Candidatus Krumholzibacteriia bacterium genome carries:
- a CDS encoding oligopeptide transporter, OPT family — protein: MSEFKPYVPANQELTDFTVRTVVLGVILGALFGSANAYLGLRVGLTISTSIPLAVVSVAVLRLLTPVFGKTNILACNISQTAGSASSSLASGIIFTIPALFMWGYEPSLLQITMLAVCGGVMGVLLMIPLRPYLIVKEHKTLPYPEGTAAAEVLMAASGGGSTAKNVFVGLGLGAVYKGLINLLYLWPDVVEARLPFIRKAVVSMSTTPALLGVGYILGRRIGAIMVGGGLLSWVVIIPFIAYKYGDAAIWDTTLAYLRAKGLDPSITTIGELSPGRIWDAYIRIIGAGAVAAAGIITVIKSIPTMAQSLRIGVKQLRTSAAELNTGVLRTERDLPLSVVLIGIAVIIALVTFVPGIIGSHTGLVMRFVASLAIAIFAFCFVTVSSRIVGMIGVTSNPTSGMAIVTLLGTGAIFWALGWTDLTGKITALTIGTIVCVAASISGDISQDLKCGYIIGATPRKQQTAELIGAAGSAFFVCLSVFYLGKAYGFGSDALPAPQATLMKTVLDGVLGGNLRWDLVGVGAAFAVLMLIVRIPPLPFAVGMYLPLETMTPVFVGGLIRHFVDQRYPVRKDEQGKEQGVLLGSGFIAGEGLMGVVVAVIAVVISRTPKYGVIHYPGEWMGQVVSLLAFTALGWYLMRVAAKGRRA